A single Mytilus trossulus isolate FHL-02 chromosome 12, PNRI_Mtr1.1.1.hap1, whole genome shotgun sequence DNA region contains:
- the LOC134692807 gene encoding arginine-glutamic acid dipeptide repeats protein-like isoform X5, which translates to MPEKMETWEVPKWRPMLVVDGDLMMYLRAARSVAAFTGMCDGGSTDDGCQAASMDETTINAMDTLHNHSYDTGKALQALVKSPALRSIEKKWTDEDSKRFVKGLRQYGKNFFKIRKELLPHKETGELVEYYYFWKKTPSAATNRPVRRHKRPAFKRNTRSQRPASSEFLDASSASECSDQDSDDSGGSRESGYSCRHCLTTVSKDWHHAGKDKGLRCTECRLHFKRYGEERPLDSPKENPSFLFKPVKEEDSLSGKQDMRTRQTRDSAKKKKKDRNNSNSSPDIVDNSLFHKNSEPKSPSENSTTSNSSTDSKLNKKDTDSPIKGKKRQLNSDTEDKISKKKKKQAEQSDSESDSSSLSGNDEEENGNDGDIENNQDDLSSSSPPSTPHSVDTDVSKPLPPVSDVDVKPETPAKSPTPPKSHFLSPPLRVTSPLEPLHSSTPPVIQHLPPHCPPPSLIPSSTSQTIKNVENITNNSPIPPPISQVPPPLVPTSLAASINKQTDQRAPDPFARRPITSLPQEQSAFTDKNLPISKATSRLPEIPPLSSLQSLSSGHNSVPLASTSDQLKIQKLQERSVSPYQQKSSSRPYSPNFYKNFPIRNTEQSHPSLPKPIVQRTSERPYSPNQQKLLSKHSEGPFSPFHDKISSTVSPSSSKPLTDQVLPSSKLDQVPPPLRPVNSSTDQSSEVPRTSRPLSLPLVPQHQMSLSVDLIQNIKQEPHSPPVSPKQDVKKEFKDSGHCAPHPVLMDSAKDFIKTEPDLVKPVETPTNVCDVIKPCDPPIIVKTERVDSGEQGKIEQSEPVVEVMEEETDSDREGTLTPGPEPTKCNVEVHRSKAAILLRILARGDNNSCSRCDFIFKAPADSKLAQKRQAPSTPAPPVQTPIKVEEKVFLAKKPDTPPPNPTADAQIVSNVPSSHYERPRSYHDTPALRQLGEYAKPHTMGDPSRSHPYGHMPPSMDPLLAYRMYPPGSRERLELELERDKRERDAREREIREREIREMEMREKLKEIEMKPPGLERLLPPGANPMDPHWLEIQRRYGGYPPSGQLMPPGQPGGHHLPGVYPPTSLASDLMQRERERLERLGLPPLQTAEMAYANTLERLSIERMQAERLAMVDPMAAHQYGMAQRLAAAGHTHNHAHNHTHLHLHGQDQQPPPPLHHPLFPHHMMPLPPGADPLGGGLPGSNTPVSLPSPLVHGLPPHAGLLSNREQEMLQSDLYRRAYDPAFAHQLSAQAAQHEAIQRQIQLERERYGPLPPH; encoded by the exons ATGCCGGAAAAAATGGAGACTTGGGAGGTCCCCAAATGGAGGCCTATGCTTGTTGTGGATGGGGACTTAATGATGTATCTAAGAGCTGCAAG AAGTGTGGCAGCGTTCACAGGGATGTGTGACGGGGGATCTACAGATGATGGTTGCCAGGCAGCCTCTATGGACGAGACCACCATTAATGCCATGGATACA CTACATAATCACAGCTATGACACTGGGAAAGCTCTACAAGCCTTGGTCAAATCTCCAGCCCTTCGTAGCATTGAAAAGAAGTGGACGGATGAAGACTcg AAACGATTTGTGAAAGGTCTTCGACAGTATGGTAAAAACTTCTTCAAGATTAGAAAAGAGTTACTTCCACATAAAGAAACG ggtGAATTAGTAGAGTATTATTATTTCTGGAAAAAGACGCCAAGTGCTGCAACAAACAGGCCTGTCAGACGACACAAGAGACCAGCTTTTAAAAGAAACACACGATCTCAAAGACCAGCATCTAGTGAATTCT TGGATGCTAGTTCTGCCAGTGAATGTTCTGACCAGGACTCTGACGACAGTGGAGGCAGCAGAGAATCTGGATACTCATGTCGTCATTGTTTAACAACAG TTTCCAAAGACTGGCACCATGCCGGAAAAGATAAAGGTTTACGATGCACAGAGTGTCGTCTGCACTTCAAACGATATGGGGAGGAGCGCCCCCTAGACAGTCCAAAAGAAAATCCTTCCTTTTTGTTCAAGCCAGTCAAAGAAGAAGATTCTTTGAGTGGCAAGCAAGACATGCGAACACGACAAACACGTGATTCT gcaaagaagaaaaagaaagataGAAACAATAGTAACAGTAGTCCAGATATTGTAGATAATTCTCTGTttcacaaaaattctgaaccTAAATCACCGAGTGAAAATAGTACAACTAGCAATAGTAGTACCGACTCTAAATTAAATAAG aaagaTACAGATAGTCCCATTAAAGGGAAGAAGAGGCAGCTAAACTCTGATACAGAGgataaaatatccaaaaagaagaaaaaacaagcA GAACAATCCGACTCTGAATCAGATAGCAGTAGTTTATCAGGGAACGATGAAGAGGAGAATGGGAATGACGGAGATATAGAAAATAATcag GATGATCTCAGTTCTTCGTCTCCTCCCAGCACTCCTCATTCTGTAGACACTGACGTCAGTAAACCGTTACCACCTGTTTCTGATGTAGATGTGAAGCCGGAAACCCCAGCTAAATCACCTACACCTCCTAAATCTCATTTCTTATCACCACCTTTGAGAGTTACTTCCCCTCTTGAACCTCTTCATTCCAGCACACCTCCTGTAATCCAGCACCTTCCTCCTCACTGTCCTCCACCATCTTTAATTCCATCCTCAACATCACAGACTATCAAAAATGTGGAAAATATAACCAATAATTCTCCAATACCACCTCCAATATCGCAGGTACCCCCGCCACTGGTTCCCACCTCATTGGCAGCTTCAatcaacaaacaaacagacCAGAGGGCACCAGATCCATTTGCAAGACGACCGATTACATCATTACCTCAAGAACAATCagcttttacagacaaaaacttGCCCATTTCTAAGGCTACGTCAAGATTACCAGAAATTCCACCATTGTCATCATTACAGTCACTGAGCAGTGGCCATAATTCTGTGCCACTAGCGTCAACAAGTGATCAGTTAAAAATCCAAAAACTACAAGAACGATCTGTGTCACCATATCAACAAAAGTCATCATCAAGACCGTATTCAccaaatttttacaaaaactttCCTATTAGGAATACAGAGCAATCACATCCATCACTTCCTAAACCTATTGTGCAAAGGACTTCCGAAAGGCCATATTCACCAAATCAACAGAAACTGTTATCAAAACATTCAGAAGGACCATTTTCTCCATTTCATGATAAAATATCATCAACTGTGTCACCTTCGTCATCTAAACCGTTGACAGATCAAGTGTTGCCGTCGTCAAAGCTTGATCAAGTTCCACCACCATTACGACCTGTGAACTCTAGTACTGACCAATCGTCAGAAGTTCCAAGAACAAGCAGGCCATTGTCACTGCCTTTAGTGCCACAACATCAGATGTCGTTATCTGTAGATCTCattcaaaacattaaacaagAACCACATTCCCCTCCTGTTTCACCGAAACAGGACGTGAAAAAGGAATTCAAAGATTCTGGGCATTGTGCGCCCCATCCAGTGCTGATGGATAGTGCTAAAGACTTTATAAAAACTGAACCAGATTTGGTCAAACCTGTAGAAACTCCTACAAATGTGTGTGATGTAATCAAACCATGTGATCCACCAATCATAGTTAAAACAGAAAGGGTTGATAGTGGTGAGCAAGGGAAAATAGAACAATCGGAACCAGTAGTTGAAGTGATGGAAGAAGAAACAGATTCAGACAGGGAAGGAACATTAACTCCTGGACCGGAACCAACAAAATGTAATGTGGAGGTCCACAGAAGTAAAGCTGCAAT ATTGTTACGAATACTTGCCAGGGGAGATAACAATTCCTGTTCCCGCTGTGATTTCATATTTAAAGCACCAGCGGATTCTAAGTTAGCACAGAAACGCCAGGCTCCGTCAACACCAGCTCCACCTGTCCAAACACCAATTAAGGTCGAGGAAAAGGTATTTTTAGCT aaGAAGCCTGACACCCCACCTCCTAACCCTACAGCAGACGCACAAATTGTCAGTAACGTTCCTTCATCTCATTATGAACGGCCAAGATCATACCATGACACACCAGCATTACGACAACTTGGGGAATATGCCAAGCCTCACACAATGGGAGATCCCTCTAGATCACATCCCTATGGACATATGCCACCAAGTATGGACCCATTGTTAGCTTACAGGATGTATCCTCCAGGCTCCAGGGAAAG GCTAGAATTAGAGCTTGAAAGAGACAAGCGTGAACGAGACGCCAGAGAGCGTGAGATAAGAGAAAGAGAAATCAGAGAAATGGAGATGAGGGAGAAgttaaaagaaatagaaatgaAACCTCCAG gtTTAGAAAGGTTGCTTCCACCTGGTGCTAACCCAATGGATCCACACTGGCTAGAAATTCAGAGACGATACGGTGGTTACCCTCCATCAGGACAGTTGATGCCACCGGGCCAGCCTGGTGGCCATCACCTCCCTGGAGTGTACCCTCCCACCAGTCTAGCTAGTGATCTGATGCAGAGAGAAAGAGAAAGGCTGGAGAGATTAG GGTTACCCCCACTCCAAACAGCAGAGATGGCATACGCAAATACCTTAGAAAGATTGTCCATAGAGAGAATGCAAGCAGAGAGGCTTGCCATGGTCGATCCCATGGCAGCTCACCAATACGGGATGGCGCAAAGACTGGCTGCTGCAGGACACACCCACAATCATGCACACAACCACACCCACCTACATCTACATGGGCAAGATCAACAGCCGCCACCGCCACTCCACCACCCACTGTTTCCCCATCATATGATGCCCCTCCCCCCAG gAGCTGACCCACTAGGAGGTGGTTTACCAGGATCCAATACACCTGTGTCACTGCCCTCCCCACTGGTACACGGTCTTCCTCCACATGCTGGACTCCTTTCAAACAGGGAACAAGAAATGTTACAAAGTGATCTCTACAGAAGGGCATATGACCCGGCATTTGCTCATCAG